A window of Hevea brasiliensis isolate MT/VB/25A 57/8 chromosome 14, ASM3005281v1, whole genome shotgun sequence contains these coding sequences:
- the LOC110651965 gene encoding alpha-L-fucosidase 2, with the protein MEEDGEWVVVRRPLEKDWWKPSLMDDKDDDDDGESSSLKITFGGPAKYWTDAIPIGNGRIGAMIWGGVASETLQLNDDTLWTGTPGNYTNPNAPEALSEVRKLVDNGKYAEATTAAVKLSGNPSDVYQLLGDIKLEFDDSHLKYDEKTYHRELDLDTATARVKYSVGDVEYTREHFASNPDQVIVTKISGSKSGSVSFTVSLDSKMHPHSYVKGENQIVIDGSCPGKRIPPKLNANENPEGIHFTAILNLQISEGKGMIHVLDGKKLKVEGSDWVVLLLAASSSFDGPFTKPNDSKKDPTSESLSALNLIRNLSYNDLYVRHLDDYQNLFHRVSLKLSKSSKSNLGNGPLDMKKLMAFKFNSFFKGSEDEIISTAERVKSFQTNEDPSLVELLFQYGRYLLISSSRPGTQVANLQGIWNKDIEPPWDGAQHLNINLQMNYWLALPCNLRECQEPLFDYTSSLSINGSKTAKINYEANGWVVHQVSDIWAKTSPDRGEAVWALWPMGGAWLCTHLWEHYTYTMDKVFLKNKAYPLLEGCTKFLLDWLLEGPGGYLETNPSTSPEHMFIAPDGKPASVSYSTTMDMSIIKEVFSAIVSAAEVLGIHEDELVQKVREAQPRLLPTKIARDGSIMEWAQDFEDPEIHHRHVSHLFGLFPGHTITVEKTPDLCKAADYTLFKRGEEGPGWSTMWKAALWARLHNSEHAYRMVKHLFDLVDPENESKYEGGLYSNLFTAHPPFQIDANFGFSAAIAEMLVQSTVKDLYLLPALPRDKWANGCVKGLKARGGVTVNICWKEGDLHEVGLWSKEHNSLKRLHYRGTVVDAHISSGRAYTFNRQLRCIETYYLSEAASC; encoded by the exons ATGGAGGAGGATGGCGAGTGGGTGGTGGTGCGGCGGCCGCTGGAGAAGGACTGGTGGAAACCGAGTTTGATGGATGACAAGGACGACGATGATGATGGAGAGAGTTCTAGTTTGAAGATTACTTTTGGTGGACCGGCGAAGTACTGGACGGATGCCATTCCCATTGGAAATGGCCGCATTGGTGCCATGATCTGGGGCGGTGTTGCATCTGAAACTCTGCAGCTCAATG ATGATACACTCTGGACTGGAACCCCTGGAAATTATACTAACCCTAATGCTCCAGAGGCACTATCAGAGGTCAGAAAACTTGTTGATAATGGAAAGTATGCAGAAGCTACTACAGCAGCGGTCAAGTTATCAGGAAACCCTTCTGAT GTTTACCAACTTCTTGGTGATATCAAGTTAGAATTTGATGATTCCCATCTGAAATATGATGAGAAAACTTACCACAGAGAGCTTGACTTGGATACTGCCACAGCGAGAGTAAAATATTCTGTGGGTGACGTAGAATACACAAGGGAACATTTTGCTTCTAATCCCGATCAAGTGATTGTGACAAAGATTTCTGGAAGCAAATCAGGTTCTGTATCATTTACAGTGTCTCTAGACAGCAAGATGCATCCTCATTCTTATGTAAAAGGTGAAAATCAGATTGTAATAGATGGAAGTTGTCCTGGGAAAAGGATACCTCCAAAACTGAATGCCAATGAAAATCCTGAGGGAATTCATTTTACTGCAATTCTCAATTTACAAATTAGTGAAGGAAAAGGAATGATACATGTTTTGGATGGCAAGAAATTGAAGGTGGAAGGTTCAGACTGGGTAGTTTTACTGTTAGCGGCTTCATCTTCATTTGATGGGCCATTTACTAAGCCTAATGATTCCAAGAAGGATCCTACTTCAGAGTCCCTCAGTGCTTTGAATTTAATAAGAAATTTGTCATATAATGATTTATATGTGCGTCATTTGGATGATTATCAGAATCTCTTTCATCGTGTCTCGCTTAAGCTTTCAAAAAGCTCAAAGAGCAATTTAGGAAATGGACCTCTGGATATGAAGAAACTCATGgcttttaaatttaattcattcTTCAAGGGAAGTGAAGATGAAATCATTTCAACTGCAGAAAGGGTGAAATCTTTTCAAACTAATGAAGATCCATCCTTGGTGGAGCTTTTATTCCAGTATGGTCGATATTTGCTTATTTCTTCTTCACGTCCTGGAACTCAGGTGGCAAATTTGCAGGGTATAtggaataaggacattgagcctCCATGGGA TGGTGCTCAACATCTGAACATTAATCTGCAAATGAACTATTGGCTGGCCCTTCCTTGCAATCTTCGTGAGTGTCAAGAACCCTTGTTTGACTACACGTCTTCTCTATCAATCAATGGGAGTAAGACAGCAAAA ATTAACTATGAAGCAAATGGTTGGGTGGTTCATCAAGTGTCAGACATATGGGCAAAAACATCACCAGATAGAGGTGAAGCTGTGTGGGCTTTGTGGCCAATGGGTGGAGCCTGGCTTTGTACACACTTGTGGGAGCATTATActtacaccatggacaaa gtttttttaaaaaataaggcaTACCCTTTGTTGGAAGGATGTACAAAATTTCTGTTGGACTGGTTGCTTGAAGGGCCTGGAGGATATCTAGAAACTAATCCATCAACTTCCCCGGAACATATGTTTATTGCTCCAGATGGTAAACCTGCTAGTGTGAGCTACTCAACAACCATGGACATGTCAATCATTAAAGAAGTATTCTCTGCAATTGTTTCTGCAGCAGAG GTTTTGGGAATACATGAGGATGAACTTGTTCAAAAAGTCCGAGAGGCTCAACCAAGACTTTTACCGACAAAAATTGCCAGAGATGGTTCCATTATGGAATGG GCTCAGGATTTTGAGGACCCAGAGATTCATCATCGACATGTGTCTCACCTCTTTGGCCTGTTTCCAGGACATACTATAACTGTTGAGAAAACTCCAGACCTCTGTAAAGCTGCTGACTATACCCTTTTCAAAAGAG GAGAGGAAGGTCCTGGATGGTCAACCATGTGGAAAGCTGCTCTGTGGGCACGTCTACACAACAGTGAGCATGCATACCGAATGGTCAAGCATCTATTTGACCTGGTTGATccagaaaatgaaagtaaatatgAAGGAGGTCTATATAGTAACTTGTTCACCGCACACCCTCCTTTTCAAATTGATGCCAACTTTGG TTTTTCAGCAGCAATTGCAGAAATGCTGGTCCAGAGTACAGTTAAGGACTTGTACTTACTTCCGGCCCTTCCTCGAGATAAATGGGCTAACGGTTGTGTCAAAGGGTTGAAGGCACGTGGTGGGGTGACAGTCAACATATGCTGGAAAGAAGGTGATCTTCATGAAGTTGGTCTTTGGTCAAAGGAACACAATTCTCTTAAACGATTACATTATAGAGGAACTGTCGTGGATGCACATATTTCATCTGGTAGAGCATACACATTCAATAGACAGTTAAGATGCATAGAGACATACTATCTATCAGAAGCGGCTTCTTGTTGA